The Apostichopus japonicus isolate 1M-3 chromosome 12, ASM3797524v1, whole genome shotgun sequence sequence CACGAAAGAAACATGACGTCGAGTTTACTACGTTCTCGAGGTGTGCTAATGTTTTACTTTGACAAACTTGTTTTAACTATCTGTTAATGTTGCAAACAATAATTCCAAATAAAATATGTTCAATAAAAGTATAGGAGCTAATTATAGATAAACTTGGTAGCGAAAATTCAGAAAGGCGAAGCCTAACCCTTACGCTTAACGTTACAACTTACACACTATTCACTGTATACTACGTTACTGTAGGCTAACATTAACAATATGATAGGCTGCAGAATAAGGCTAGATGCTTTGGCTGGAACAAATTGAAATACTAACTACTCTCTTGCTAACGTGCAAGTACAATTTACTTTAGTTATTCCATAGTTGTTCTACTTGTAGGTTGAATTGAACATGTATCATCTATGGACTCTGGAGGGATTTAGTTAAACTTAAACTTTAAAGTCTTTAGCTAGTTTAGGTCATTGATCTTATTCTTACTTTGTCACAACACTACTGAGTGTAACTTAATTGAAGGCAATATGTAGGGCCTATGGCATGAACAACATTTTGCTTTAGGGGCAAAGAAATACAATACTGCACAAATGTCCTTGCATTACATATGGTGGTGTTCGGTAACTTCAGGTGTATGGTTGGCCGTACGGGTCATAACATCTAAACTTTACGTGTTAACTTATAAATTTATGCGTAAAGAAAGACGTTTTGACACGTACAGCTAGGTTGGCCATTCGGGTCATAACGTCGAAACCAAATGCCTAAGCTTTTCATGGTTGGCCGTTTTGAGTCTTAATTATAAGGCAACACAAAATGGACCAGAGCTAGTAGGGTTCAAGCATTGCAGCAAAGACTCCACAACCTCTCTCACTGACTGGCAAACAGGACTCATCCTGCACAACAATCATCGGAAATAGGCCTAGGGGTTTCATCCAAGGATTTCAATAGAAACatattactactagtactacctAGGCCTACTAATGTAAGTGCCAATAAGTTACAAATTGGATCAGAGTTCCTGGTAGGCATACCTATTGAGATTGACAAGTCACAACAAGTTAAAATGACTAATATCAAACTGCCCCCACTAGCCCTGTCACCCTCCCATTCTCTCAGACTTGTCTTACTAAAGTCGATTTGTGACTTATACGTGATGAGAGATAAATTCAGCCAATAGGAAAGATCATGGAAGCTTTTCCAACAAAACTCATCTTGTATGAACTGTGTGATCAGCATTTAGATTCCTGTGGTAATATTTACAGTGGTACATGTATGCACTTTATActtcttttcatgttttcttacATAGCCCTTTTATTGGGACCAAGGTTGATGACTCATCACTTTATAAAACCTGGACAGAGGCCAGTTCTTGCAACCACAATACATACCACTCACGAAAACAATGCACCAGGTTAGTGATTAACATTCCTTATTTTTTCTTCTCCGTAGAATAGATGATGTACAGTTGTGACAAGAATTgtctcattttcttttcttatgtttAAGTCATGAAGGCATATATCATTTCTCTCTCCCCACCCACTTCTCAAAGTCCAGACCATTTGATACACAGGTTAGCAATTTTTGAATACATGTGTTTATTATTTGTGTAGGGATGGGATAGTGGTGAGGATAGTGCAGGCAAGGATGAAAGATGCTAAGACTAAACTTGGTGTGGCTGGTCTTCATACCGTGTTCAGATGGGCAAAATTCATTAAACCTGTTGAACGTCCCATTCATCATGAAGGGCATTCTTTGATCACCTAAATCAGTCATTTCTTATTTGAAAGATTCTTTAATTATATCTCGTACCATTTTATTGTCTCATTAATGGTAAGTGTTTGTAGAGTTCTGTTCATTCATTTTAGTCTGCAAGTTTTATTGTAAACACTTTTGTTTCTGACACATATGTAGTTTAATTGGATAATAGTCTGATCTTTAATTTGTTTAGCATAACTTCCCAAGGGTTTGTTAGACAAGAGAAGCTGATTTGAAACCCTTTCCATGTGATGATCTTCGATGAACAGCAGATTTGATTAATCCTAATCGTTTCACTGAAATTAATGTGACGGATTGCACTTGTATGTGGTCTTCAGTTCATCACAGCCTCGGTTGGTTTGTCACAAATTCCTTCACCCAACCTTACAGGGAAGTTACCTGTTTGCCCCCTAATGGCATGGCTGAAGATGCTTGTACTGTAATTCTGATTTTTGTTTCCCCCCTCCCTAGGTTCTGGACTCCTCGCATCCACACATTGGAATGCTGAGCGTCTCGTCTCTGTTGGGCTGATTGGTATCATACCCGCAGCCTTTTGCATTCAACATCCTGCTATGGATTATGCCTTAGCCGCTAGTCTTGTCATTCACGGTCACTGGTAAGAACTtgattaatatgcaaatttattcatatatttttttaagtctAAAGAATAGAAAAGACCAGAAGTCCACAAAATTTGTACATGATTAACAAGGACAAATCAATGACCATTACTTTCACTATCACTTTATGGATAAAGTCTATAATCATTCCTATTAGTATTAATAGTGCTGTACAGGTAAGGCTATAATCATTCCTGTTGGTAAGCACTGAACAGGTAAGTGCTATAACTATGTCATCGCCCATAGGGAGGAAGAAATATTGTAGTTCCTTATCCTGTTGGGCCATACACAGCTAtgacagttgccatggtaatggttAATTTTCCTGAGTAGTTAATCTCATAGGGGTCACCCATGGTGGGGTACCCCAGGGTGACCGGATATACATGACTGAGGGAGGGGtcaaacttggtgggaaggTACCCCAGGGTGAATTATATTTTTACCTCAGTTTTGTGTCAAATACTCCTCCTAAACTCCTGGGccaattttcttcaaactttgtgGGCAGGTTCCCTAGGGTCTCACAGACCCCCGAAACCAAAGCTCAAAGGTCACATTTAGTTAAAATCAAGTAGTTCATTCCTCCAATATCCATATTGCATAGCTAATGGttaatttgttcatttgaaatcagtgtttgctggcaatgagatatgcaactttgtggattgccctcttgttttcCTGTTGATAGCTATACAGGTATATGCTACAATTATTCCTGTTGATAGCTCTATCAACAGGTATATGTGCTACAATTATTCCTGTTGATAGCTCTGTGCAGGTATATGCTACAATTTTTCCTGTTGATAGCTCTCGAcaagtacagtatatgctaCATTTGTTCCTGTTGATAGCACTACAACAGGTAAAGGCAATATTATTCTCAATGATTTCACTATACAATTAAAAGCTGTAATTGTTCCTGTCAATATCACCGTACACAGAACAGGCAAATGCAAAATCATTACCTGTTGATAGCGCTGTACAGGTAACCCCTACAATTACTTCCTGTCAATCAATGCAGTTATGATGCCGTTGTAAGATCGATTAATGcgttcatatttttgtttgttccccccccccccaatttcttTTATACCTCAGGGGAATTGAACAGGTAGTGACAGATTACGTTCACGGGGAGACGTTGCCCAAAGTAGCAAACGCAGCCCTGTTTGCTTTTTCTGCCCTCACATTCGCCGGTCTCTCATACTTCAACTACAATGATGTGGGTCTCACGAAAGCAGTGTTGATGTTATGGTCGTCTTCAACCTAACCGCGCCACTTCTCGATCACACAAAGGAACGCTACAGAACGAGTATGTAAGGACATCAGGAAGatgtaaaccaaaaaaaatgtcATCCTGTGGGATCAACCAGAAGGTGAAAATTAATCCATCAAATATTTGAACTTGTATGGAATTGATCGGAGcaatggaaaaaaaaggggAATTTCTGTGAATTTTCATACAATATTTAGCCAAGATGCTTCATACACAGGTTATGTACGTTTACAGATCTTAGGAATGTAAAGGCTTTTTAAAATATTCAGAAATTAAGGattttattattgtttctttttgttcaaAGATTTATTGATTATCTGATTTATATGTTTGCTATTATTGTAATAGAGTAGGTGATATGGATGTGCCAGACAATTctttggaatgtttttttttaagtgctaccccatcccaccctccaACAACCACGTCACATGTCTTCTCACCCTGGTCCTCTCAAAGAATGTGACCGTTCAGCATTgcattttgtgatgtgataCCAGATATTTgattgttttcaaaaagtaaatTAGTCTTTTATTTGGTTGTGAAAGTTGTTCCACTGTTGAATTTTTGTTGGATATGGAAAAATGTTTCTTGGGTTTCCATAGTAACAGCCTCCCCCAACCCTGTTGAAGTTTGATTGTTTTTTACATTTGTGATATGAAAAAGGGATTCTAGTAGAATTCAACCTGAAAGAAAATGGATTAAAAAGTTACAAATTTATATGTTATTGGCGAATTGCTTATGCATTGAAGATACTCAAGATACGTGTCTGAAGGGAATGTAAAAATGGTTTCAGGATATGACACATTTGATTTGGAACTATATTTCAGTAATTCCTCGAGGGTGTTGCAAAGAAGGAACTACTATGACTTTCATTGACAACTATTTTTCTACAGTTTCATAGGATGGCCCCATACAAGGAACTATATTTCAGGACTTCCTCAAATGGTGTCACACAGAGAActatatttcaataatttcattgGATGTTAATTTCATAGAAGGAGCTACTGTGACTTTCAGTGGGAATTGTAATATACATCAGTAATTCCTCAATGCTCTCCAAAGAAGGGACTATTGCCACTTTCATGCAGAACTATACTTTAGTATTTCTGTAATGTTGTCACACAGATGGAACTACAAATAAAAGGTTCCCAACTAAGTATCAGCTTTTAAACTTGACTAACTAGTTAGACCCAAATGTTGTCCTGTTACAATTATGAGACAACAACCTAAACTTATTCATCCATATCATAGGCACAAACCAATCTTTGTATTCACTGGAGTATGTGATAGAAACAGTTAGCAATGTCCCAAAATAGAGGGAAACATTTCGAATTTGTCCTGAATATGTTATATTATTTTCGTTTGAATTAGTTTCTTTCCTTTTTACTGTTTCACCGGCACAAATTTGATGTACATCCTCATTCGCTCTCCTTGAATATCTGCTAATAGCACCATACGATAGTTCAAatataaaatgcaaaattttattttattttatagcgACTGTAGGGTAGGTTTACCATATTTCTTTTGGTTGAAAAGTAGGCTGTTGCATCCTGGTGGAGGACTGGAGGGTTATGCCAGAGAGCATGAACCCAACTGCTTCCCATCCTCAAAGTAATGATATGAAAGACTCATAGAACCATCAGTGAAACGTGTGACTTTTAAGTTGCTGGAACTTAATAATATCGATGAAATGTTAGAAAATAAATCAATTCCAAATGATCTACATGTATATCCATCGACCATTTCAAGTCAAAGAGAAGCTCTCACAGTGAAACAAGCAAATTGTTAGCAATGCTCTCCAATATTCTCctataaatatttgatttgatttgatttatttgttttatcacgttGTTAAGTACTAAACATATGGTTGATATGTACTTCTCTGTTGGAACCAGTTGACTTAGAACTGTAACGTCTGCACAGCTTTGTCATCAGGAAGTGACTTTTGTGTTTTGGGTCTGCGTTTGCTTCAAAAAAGTGCTGCATAATTTTATTGTTATCTTTCATTTTGTGCTTCatttgtgttttctctttctgtGTTTGAACGTAACAACTTTTTAAGTTTAACAGTTTATAAGTGATAAATGGAAAAGGATTGTTGAGAAATAGTATAGCAGATGAACGAATAGAGTGGTAATCTTTCTTTTGTTGTCTCTCTGTTTTTCTTGTCTTCAGCTGTGATAAATAGGTGGTCTGTGTTGAAACAGACATGTATTTATGTGGTCAACCATCATCATATTATAAATCCATATAATTTTTGGGTGGATGGGTGACAGGGATTGCTCCCCAGGAGCAAATTCCTCCCAAGACTAATAACCCCCCATCCTCCTCCCCCATCCTATGCCTTTTGAGATGTTAGACAAAACATGTGAGATTCcacaaactttgaaaactttcagaAATGGAAGATGTAAACACGAAAAATATAGAACCAAGGATCAGTTTGCTTTGGAAGTTAGTGAATTTATGTACATCTTGattttgtaatgaaagaaaaatgaagccTGCATAAACCAATAACAAAGTGGAAGTGTAGGGCATTATTGGTTTTGTCATTTCTGTGTGGCGTGTACGGGTGACATTCTATTAAAATCGCATTGTCATTAAAAGGACTCGAGGTAAGGAGAGAGGGTTAGGGAACTGGTTTGTAGGTTAGTAGGTATCAGATTTTGGTGAGAACACCCTGTGTGTGAATTGGCTTTTCTTATTTTCCGAAACAAGTTTTGCAATTCCTAGGCTGTATCTAGATATTTTCATATAACTCTCCTCCCCCATATTGCTTCCCCTGCCCACACTATTGATGATATAACACTTAAATGAAGTAACTTGTCGTGACACACCCACCACATATGCAACAAAATTGACACCATTCTGCAAGCAATCATGATTAATTACCGGGGAATCCTAAACGGAAGTGACGTAACAACTACTAATACACACGTCCTGCACCTGGGACCAATGCTATTGTTTTTCGCGGATTAGGCCTTTGCATAGTATGATCGTGGCACTGTTTTGGCTGACCAACTACCTCATGACAAACACTCCATGCAATTTCATCCTGCGAGACTAGGTATCAACGAACCGTTCCTTGAATCTATCCAACGCCTTTAATTTCAGCATTCTTTCTCTTTTAGAAAGAGCAGTGAAGCGTAAAGACACACAATCGCCTTGTTTGCACACTGCCATAATGCATATGCTAGATTCGTTGAGGTAAATAGTCTTTGCATTACCAGTCATCGAAGATATAACGTTAGGCTTACTGTGTATACTACGTGTATTTGAGTTTGAGGTACTAAGATCAAAGATTTCGCTTTGATGATTATTAAACTTATTCGATTAAGCAAGAGTTTACCAACGAAGGGTTTCATCGAGAGAAGTATATACTCATTCAGCCAAGAAGGAAAGGGAACTTTGGTCAATAGTTTTCGGTAATTCACAACTTGGGATAGCAAGAaggcctagtactactagtgTACTGTAACACCGTAACAGCCTAAGTCTATGTGCCAGGAATAGCCTAGTGGGATTTGATTCGGACCTAATCTACCTTAAGAAATTTATGCTAAGAGCTACTGTTAAGAAATCCATAGGATCAGAACTGGTGTAACTTGGTTGCTTATATTCTTACTTAGACTATTTTGCAGTAGCCTAGATGCATTTTAGGCCTAACTGAGGTTTGTCTCCTTGGGGAGTGCAAATTGAGTTCATCCAACATACTTTTCAAATTCTGGATGAAAAAATTTCGCAATATCCCATGTTTTACCAGACAGTTTGGCAATATTGTGCTGCGGTCTCCGTCCAGAAGTAGCCCATGTCACTAAGTTGTCATGTCATCTCTAAAAGTGTAtttagcatggtgggctcataattgaggcacttaaaaggattgtctggtggcccaaagaagttagcttaaaaaatagtaaataattttccaaacatgttgtcaaagtatgagaacgctaatgttgcgtttgacagagaaacgattttttaatcgttatggatagacatttcaaatatgatttgaacagtacaatacgtgacgtcagctctgccatagcagattgcgtcataacccaccctccgtacagtacctatacggtaatcacaacaaaaacagcgtttgtatacagataaatttcttccttaatttccggtgaaatttctttaaaattagatatgttttcaaaaactccttaagccgccatgtacttgatcggtggttccgtattctttgtgtaacacaaggtaaattttaacagcagactctgagttgttcaggctatacatcgcgctatccagctccaacgcgaaaaatgttcgcatgtaggctatactcaaacgttgacaatcggacagttctgcgaagcctaagcttctcagtgctacattctgctctgacaacgattcgatcaatttcttcaataatttccggtgaaatttcttataaattagatatgatttaaaaaactccttaagccgccatatgtgtagtagatcggtggttttgtggtctttgtgaaacacaagataagttttaacagcaggctcttcgttgtttacacatcgcggtatccagctccagcgcgaagaatgttcgcgtgtatagcctactgtaacgtttacaatcggacagttctgcgatgacatcgattccgccaagtttcatctttcggtttaacgaatactttacaagtttccttttactgttaatttgatccgtgaattttatttcagcgatttcgaagaacagttaatgaactgtggtttgagtgtgagtgtactatgtgtaacgctatacaagtacaccaactgagcatcgtagtatatacgttcgcgagtatgtacgttatatatatgaggcaatccaatgtgcttacacgtgagtttatttgctgcggaattgggagtgctaacttcaagtcgcctgttttgcctatctgcaaccactacgtcaatcaccatattgaagcgttcgaacaaacggtacttttggtgagaaactggtgaatttgaaaaccagatttctacaaaaagaaaacgtcgaatggggacaatttttacatggttagaaagagaaaaataataactacaaagacaatgtatcaaaatcttccaccagacaattcctttaaggatttgatcaaccatatctatcaaggaaaattCCAGATCACTCAACTATAtgcgtttttcatatgtgtcattcctcagaaatgtaatgatctcaaaataattattgtgctgtacctactgtacagtatgcaacttacaattgagcagaatttgaccacaagatgatgctgtgtcaagttctttcataccctgaaattgacacattcgtcgataagctgaCTGTAAGTTTACATCCATTGActctggatgctgtttgctatgctctgagcctctgaGCTCAGataggtcaggtcccagagagaagtggtatcatgttgaggttactttggttatttttagggagtaagataaTTTCCAAATGCCAGAAacatgtgcaaaactggggggagtgtgtttaaaagctttaaaaaaagaaacacaatttgatcagcaaatGTAACTGAAATGAATTCaaattcatgaaatatgtaactgcttcgctgcaaaaagtttaggttgcctgctgtatcgttgccagtaatatttgaaggagcgtcaattatgaagcctttactatactagcAGTCTACAGTACAAGTAAAGAACATAATCCAATCAAAGTGTATCGTTACCAAAATGAACAGTCTTCAAGGGTTTGTGAGTGATTGcgctttatttattttattcacaGAAATACTTTCTTACCACTGTACTTCAAGATGGGTGGCTTCTATCCGTCACTCTTCTACAACGTGGTTATGAGTAAGGTCTCATCCAGGAACTGGTACGACAGGATGGACGA is a genomic window containing:
- the LOC139977137 gene encoding succinate dehydrogenase [ubiquinone] cytochrome b small subunit B, mitochondrial-like — translated: MTSSLLRSRALLLGPRLMTHHFIKPGQRPVLATTIHTTHENNAPGSGLLASTHWNAERLVSVGLIGIIPAAFCIQHPAMDYALAASLVIHGHWGIEQVVTDYVHGETLPKVANAALFAFSALTFAGLSYFNYNDVGLTKAVLMLWSSST